The genomic DNA TCTAAACTAGCCTCATTAGTTCATGGAAATTTAGTTTGAAAAACAGCAAACAGTTCAACtgaaaggagaaaaataagTAGACTAATCAGATTGCAGCTGTCATACAATTCCCCTATACGTGATTTATTTGTTAAGTTCTATTCATATGagcattagaaaaaaaaaaaaaacaatctaaCTAAGAAAGTGAGAAGAGAACAGAGCACACATACCCTGTTTTGGACATGTAAAGGATTGCACTTGATCACGGCAAAAGCATACAAACGCTCGCGTGGAGTTAGAACCGCATACCCCCCCAGTTTCCTTACACCCCCTACAGAGATTATCGAATCTATTGTTGTATTCCACCTCAAAACCTTTATCCATTGCTTGTTGAACTGCCGGGGCTCCACCCTGAGGGTCTTCAAGAAGAGCTCTAGCACTACTCCGGAGAATCGGAACATTGATACTGCTGTCGCAATCCCTTACAAGTTGTTCATGTAATTGGACGCTCGAGGGGGATTCGTCTACCAAGtaataagaaatattaattttccCATCACTAACTCCTTGGCtgcaattaaatctatttgGGATGTCTTGAAGAACAGGACAGCCGTAGAATATAGTTATGTTTTGAACGTTCGAACGGTAATCAAACAAAGTTAAATTCAAAGAGGTATTTAGGAGCTTTGGAGCACAAGGGCCATCCCAGAGGTCCGACCTTGCAATGGTAAAGCTCCGAGAAGATGTGTTGATGTTTAGCACGCGGAAGTCTAGTGCGTCAAATCCGAGAACTGGGTATTCATTGTTGGCGCACGTGAGCTCGTGGTCTTCATCGCCGCAATATTCAGGTCGGGTACCTCCCCAGAAAGGGAACGGAATGTTGACGCCTCCACAGGCATAGTTACGGTTGCACACCACAAAAGGATCATCTTCGTTGCAGTAAGATGGCGGTAGTAttgtgaagaagaaggagaggaataggatgatgatgaggatggaagaaagagagagattgaaatCCATTGTTTCAAAAATCActgagaaaaattaaagaatgatGAGGTGAGAGATGGGTTTGGAGGTAATGTATAGGACGCAGCAGCAGCATAATGTTGattatttgtttgaactttgacGGAGAAAGGTATGATTGTTAGACTTCTCGCATCAGACTTCGTAAGAAAATTTGGCTCATTTATCCAAGGATACAAATTTTTTACTCAGTAGATTGTAAGAATTTCTTTAATTCAGTTCCTAAAATTGTTATGCGTTTTTAAAGATATGTTAAAATAAATCTGGTTTTTATATGCTAAATTACACGTAACACTTTTAAAAACTGAATTAAacaacaatttattaaaaaaaaaaaaaaatctgtcatTTATTAATGAACTTAGTCTGAGTCAAGTCTATCCAAAACCGAACCCAACCTTATTGATGAGGGGCACTATTTTTATATCGGTCTTAGAATCATGGAAATTAATTTACCTTTTGAAGATAGCATTAGTGCGGAGGAGGTCTCGAATGAATAGTTCAATCGATTAGAAATCACGCCTTATAAAGCAGAGATTGTTAATTCAAATCCCCTTCTTCACTTTTCTTCTCCTGGTtcatacatgtaaaaaaaaaaaaattattgcggAGGAGAATCGTCAAAAGTCTTGGTGGAAATCTTGTGGTTGGTTACTGAGAAGAACCCATATGACTCCTCTACTCAGTACAGCCAATAAAGCTATGGTTCTGGAATCAGAAGTATCAACGAAACGTCCAAAGGGTCCAATTATCGCTTTCAAGCCTATCATCCCTTGGAGCCATATTTTTCTAGTCCTACCGGACCTACCCAGAGGAGGTGGAAAAATTAAAAGGCAAGGTCCTACTCCTTaattgagagaaaataaaaagaaatggaagaatGCGTCGCACATCAGGGGCGGCCTACTCTCATTGGAGAAGACGAATTTTGTAAATGGAATGGCTACgctaataattacaaaaataggAGTACactacaattttttaaacattagaatcaaaattaaaagagaagtCCAATTTCATAAgagtaaaaatgtatttttttcaaaagaaggATGACAGGGACTAACTATTTTGTCCAACTTTGagccaacttttgccttattttttaatttaaaaaaataaaataaaaataaaaaatgaaaaaaatgtgtgaagcaacaatattttttttggtccttcttttatttgatatttaaaaaaaataataaaaaatgtctttttcttggtccttcaatttttaacacgtcaccttttggtgacgtgtcaaacttGACACGTCACAAAAGTTTTGGTGACTTGTGAATAAAATGGCATGTCACcactttagtgacgtgtcaattttcagcacgtcactaaagttttttttttttttttaaaaaaaatatattaaaataataataataacttttttcccattttttttttcaataacttcattataaaaaaaataataataataaccaaaaaaaaaaaaaaaattaatcagaGTTTCAAATCCCAAATCCTCATACCTACAAATTTTGGATCATCAATACCAATTACACAACTCTCAGGAAAACAAAAGTGttgaaaataacaaaatgcTTTTTGACGTCATGACATTAGATATAAGAAAAACTATAATAATCATGATTATTGGGGGCTTGCAGTGCTTCGGAGTTCATCTCTAACAAGCCTCGCTTCTCCTTCCTGCATCACAGTTCCCACTTTCATTCAATTCAACTGTTTTTGCCTTCtaaagcataatatatatatatatatatatagaattaagTATGACCGAgaatttgttttgtctttttttttatattccgaCCAATTCAGGAGACCCAAACAGATCGAGCATAAAGACCAAATATTTCCTATTTGTGAACAAACAAATAGATCAAACCAActttcacaaaaaatatcccATAAGCTCAATAACACTATCAAACAACGTCAAAAGCAGCAAACCCAATCCATAGAAGAACACAAGCTCAAATAAATTTACTATAAGAAAGACCTAATTGACCGGCAATATTGGAGCTTTAATCAATGGAATGGCCAGAGTGGGGCAGAGAATCAAGCAAAAATCAATGCATAAAATGAGAAAATTGGAGAGGGTGGAAGGGAGAGAAACCCAAGAGAgtgaaagagaacaaaaatcgACAATAGATCGAGGAGATTCACACCTTTAAGCAAGCCCACACGTTTTTAGGTACTCCAGCAGCGGAGGGTTGTTGTTCGGCGGTGACGTTCGGCAGaggagagagcgagagagaccGCCGGAGAGGGAGAGGCAATGACGGAGAGGGAGAGACTGAGTTGAAGAACAGAAGAAAGGATGACGCCGTGCTGGGAGAAGAAGGGAtcgaggaagaaaaaaagatcgAAAAGCATCACGCGCGTGCGGCGTGTGCCCATGAATCCATTGGTGACGTGTGGGGGAATTAGCACGTGACGTGCTACAGTGGCGTCACAATATTAgactaatttaaatttttaatttttcctaataaacagaatattacaatttttattagttAGTGACCTGCAAACATTTGACGCGTCactaatgaaattttttaaaaaattaaaattcatttattgacgtgtgaatgttcacacgtcactaaattAGCACGTGACATGCTACAGTGGCGTCACCAAATTAgactaatttaaatttttaatttttcctaacaAACagaatattacaatttttattagttAGTGATGTGCCAACATTTGACGTGTCactaatgaaattttttaaaaaattaaaattcatttattgacgtgtgaatGTTCACACGTCGAGCTTCCAACGCCTCCTTCGCTTCGGTGTCCAACAAGCATGCGATTGGCTTTTCTTTCGGCTGCTGACTtccgcctagtgtgctcctttttttgttttttcggttattttgtttttccttgtattttggTTATATTGTGTTGTATtgtcttgctttttttttttttttcattttcctctattttgcttgtatttcatgctgcttgtaataaggctctatCCTATCTTGATCTGCTCGCCTTATGATTTGGTCAAGACCCTtagggttgtggatgtgaacggtATTCTAGCCTTCAGGTCTATGAGAATGAGTGTCGTCATGgagttttttttaatcttaggGTCGAATAATAAGAGCTATctatgcattgaattgtctgcCTAGAGCAGATCTGCTGTTACAACTAAAGATTAGCtatgggttagcggatgtttggtGTCATAGTTTGGACTTCAATATAAGATCTGTTTGTTATTGCCCTCTATGAtatgtaatcttttagcttcggcttgGATTTTGATTGTAAGAACTTTTATGCTCTTCACTTTTCTATAAATGAGATCagattgatttttcaaaaaaaaacttatatttcCTATGCGTTCCTATCAATTCGCAAAGCAACAAACCTTACGTTTTGGTAATTTTTGGAGATTCTGAAATGAGTTCCTATATATATCGGTTAAACTAAGCTtcataaaaaagcttcaatactCACTTTGGTGTTTCATGTTTGTGTAATCAACTAAAATTATGGTAAATTTTAAGTGCTTTTGATATTGTATAGGGCTTTcctattagttttaatttattatacaATCATTTAGTACAACTACTTACATGAAAGTCTGTAGCAAATTAACAAGACTCACATCATTGTAAATTTAGGCTGAAAGCTATAACGACATATATTATGATATAGCCTAGCTTAGCAATCAAATGTAGTTGTCTTTAATAGTAAATGCGCATATTAGCATCAAAGAATCACCTGCGATGTCTCTGTTGTAGTTGAAAGATCTGCCGGTGATCTTGGTGGGGAAGAGAAGAAAGGCTTGGGTGGGATTTGTAAGGAATCGAGGCTTCCTTCTAGCATGTTCACAACTTTACTCATTGGTGGTCGGTTTAAGGGGTCAGTTTGTATGCACCACAAACTCACTATTATCATCTTCCTTGCTCTTTCTTGATCCTCTTCATTCATAACGCCCTCCAATCCAAGTTCTTCATCTAGTTCAAGACGCTTGTAAATCCAATGTGGAAAAAATAATTCACTACTATGATCAACCCTGATATCAATATTCTTTCTCCCCCCAACCATTTCTAAAACCATCATTCCGTAGCTATAAACATCTGACTTATGAGAAACCCCCCCAATATTTCTACAAACTAGTTCTGGAGCTACATATCCTATAGTTCCTCTTGCACCCAACATGGATATGATACTCTCTTCCTTTGAGCATATTtttgcaaggccaaaatcagaaatttttgggcaaaaattcTCATCCAAAAGAATGTTATGAGGTTTTATGTCAAAATGCAAGATTCGTGTATTGCAACCTCTATGTAAGTACTCTAGTCCACGAGCAATGCCAAGTGCAATCTTGTATATAGTCTCCCATTCCAAGTGACAATTAGCCTTGGAGCGATTTTCTTTGTATATGAACTTCTCGAGAGAGCCGTTAGGCATAAACTCATAGATAAGAGTTCTTTTAGAACCCTCAAAGCAAAAACCCATAAGAGTGACAATGTTGACATGCGAGGTCCTACTAATGCTTGCAACCTCGTTAATGAATTCCTCTCCATTACCTTTTGATTCTTTCAAAACCTTCACTGCCACAAGAGAACCATCTTGTAACTTTCCCTTGTAGACACCACCAAAGCCCCCTTCACCTAATTTATCTATGAAGAAGTTGGTCATTTTCTTGATATCTGAATAATTGTATCTTCTAATGGCAAGAGGTTCATTGTTTCTTAAAAAGGCCTCGACACTTTTGTGGGTTTCACTTTCCTTcttccaaaaacaaataattttatttgatgAGAGCTTTCTCTTGAAGCAGCATATTGTAACCATCAAAACTCCAATTCCAGCTGATAAAGTGACTGTAatcaattaatagaaaattataaaattacgtgGTGCATAAACCAAAGTAATTCAAAATAGATATTAAGGGTGTTCTGAACCTTGATAAAATCACATATTCTTGCCTTGGCACCAActaataaagaagaagaaaattataaggATGATCTATTGCAAGAGCATAATAAGAGAGTAACTTTTGATTGATACGCTGGCAGTGGACCTACGAGGAAAAtcataaattatgaaaatttatCTATTGCAAGTCGTAgggacaaaaaaacaaaaaaataaaaaaataaaaaaaatcataagacGGCTCAATATAAGTTAAAAGCTGAGTCAAAAGGTTAATATAAgagagttttaattttaatatagaaatataataattcttttattgCATTAAATAATACTTCAAGTTGGTGCCAATGCAGTGCTATCATTGCATGAAATAATACTCAAGGATTTGATAAATAGCCACACCCCACGGAAGGGGTGAAAAGGGAGCTGCTATTTATGTGTTGAAGAAATGATAGATCATCTCATATGCAATCATTCATATAAGCTATTCAAGCAAGCACCTTAACATCAATATCAACAAGAAATTCAGTTGAAGAGTATCTTACCTAATACTATTACCATTACTTTCCAGCTGCGCTTACCTGCATCATTGTGAAGTTGTAGAGAAATATTAGTTTTAgttgaaataataaaacatttaacTAAAAGACGAACATATATAGCCAAATTGACATGCTTTTGTGTGATTATACATGTGTGAGGATGAGTGATTAATATAGCACGATTGCGTCTAAACACATAGGCCTAAACTTTTGTGTTGAGTGCTGTCTCAACATGTTATAATATGAGTTTCTAAAAAAACACTCCTCGAAATATCAATTTCcttaacaagtggtatcagaacTGATGGAACAATGACAAAAGTGTGTGACTTGGGCAAAACCGACATAGCTTACAACCACACATGAGGAGGAGATTGTTGAGTATACATGTGTGAGTATAACATTGGAAAGTCGTAAGAAGTGTAAGTGATTAATATAGCATAGTTGGGTCCAAACTGATAAGGTAAAGCTTTTTGGGTTGAGTGCTATTTCAACATACTATATTATTGACTCACTAAAATACTGTCAAAAGTATGAATCTCCTTAATAGATCGAAATCTCAATGGTATTTAACAAAGATTGTGAAGATAACTCCACATATATCTAATAGACGAAAGTTAATTCTACTCCAAATAACCTAAAGGGAGCTTAATGTAAATCAGCTACACTAGTACTGGCATTGTGAAACATTCTCAAGTAGTAGCATTCTCTTAGCAGTCAAAAGACAATGACAATGCTACTAATTGAGAATGCAAAGTAGCATTTATTTTGTTGTCTAGTAAAAGAcgtttatttataaaaaataaaaagtaaaaagggaaaaagaaaatatagggccaatttatattttatgacTAGATTAAGTTTTCTTGGTATATAAGGTGAAGAAAAGACTTACAACTTACCAATGGGCCAGAATAACATACTATTTTCGAAAATCACGATCTCATACTATTTTAAGATATATAGAATTTGTTTCATaagataatttaacataattttatggaacaagtatttagggagtgtttggcaaaccctttTCCACCATTTTCCCTTTGTTATTGTTGCTCACGTCAGCAGGCAAACATGTTCGTCTATCTCCTTCATTTTTCAAATACTCAAAGAATCTAGTTGCAGATTAGTTTGCACATTGCGGCGTAAGTCCAGACTCATCTCtctaattcaaaattttttctaatGGGTAGGGCCAAATAAGTTTACAATCAAAATAtaccttttaaaataaattcttaCGGATTTGGGGGGGCCTTGGCCTATACTGGCCACCCCTAGCTCGAATtgacgtgaaaaaaaaaaaagggtaaaaaagtTTAGTatgaaaaagtatatatatatatatgtacatatattgtcaggattttttaatttgaatagtagtaaaaagtaaattatgagatataaaaaataaaaatgcgagaatatttttattttgatttttttttgagaaaataaagtGTTTATAATAGTGTTGAAGGGAGGAAAATGAGTTGCCAAACAGTTGTTATTAgcttattaatttttagtttgatcTAAGACCCGTCATACTAAGTGTGTGcattttaattgtaatttttgaccCGAACTAGAGAACAAATATCCTTACATAATTTGGGTTGGCTTCAACAAACTCCCaatcaatattatatatatagaggcgTGAAAATTCGTAGTGATTTCCTCGGTTTTGACTATTGACAAGTTATGGTGTTGACGTGGTTAAGCAACCTATCTCAGATAGTGAGAGCATTCTTCTAAATTAATTGAACTTTGGGTTGGCGTTCACCAGAGTCGTCTGATTAGTGTACATATATAGATCAGTTTGCAGCCAAGTTTGACAGGTCAATTGAACTTGCAACCTTTTTAATTTACACAATATTAAGGAAATTAGATAATTAAGGGGAGAAATTACACTATTCAGAAAATTCATCTCTCGCTTTTCGGGTGATGTGGGATAAGCCCTAGTGTCATTGTTAGTCCAGTTTATAAACCATCTTTGATGCATATTTAGCTCTATTGTTATTTCTCCCATTATCTTTTATCTATCCTGTACTGTAGGATCAATTAATGAATGTTTGGTAGAATATATGCCAtggtagtaaattaattatctttttaactGGTGCAAGGCTAGAACgtcattaattaattcaacCCAAATTAGTTGAAACTAGGAAACAGGTAaagtgaaaagagaaaaataagtgGGCTAATGTTGAGATTGCAGCAGCTGTCACACAATTATCCTATTTTTGAAGTTGTATTGATATGAGCattagaaaaaacataaatcaattgtcctTCGTCTTCCAAATTGAATGAACAAcatcacatgcatatatatatggttcagCCTAGCTAAGCCATCCAATTAAGAAagtgagaagagaagagaacaGAGCATGCTTACTGGGCTTTGGACACATATAAGGTTGCACTTCGTCACGGCAATAGCAGACAAACGCCCCCGTGGAGTTGGAACCGCATACCCCACCTGAATCCTTACACACCCCACAGACACTCGCCAATCCATTGTTGTAATCCACCTCAAAACCTTCATCCATTGCCTTTTCAACAGCCGGGGCTCCACCCCGAGTGTCTTCAAGAAGAGCAAGAGCACTACTCCGGAGAATCGGAACCATGATATTGTTGTCGCACCTATTAAATTGTGGATATAATTGGCGGCTCCAGGGATGTTCGTCTACCAAGTAATAAGCATATATGTTCCCATCACTAACTCCATGGCTGCAATTAAATCTATATGGGATGTCTGGAACATCAGGGCAGCCGTAGAATATAGTTATGTTTTGATCGGTTGAAGCGTAGTCAAACAAATCGTAATTCAAGATGGTATCTTGGTACTTTGGAGCACAAGGATCAACCAAGAGGTCCGACCTTGCAATGGTAAAGGTTGGAGAAGATGTGTTGATGTTTAGCACGCGGAAGTCTAGACCTTCAAATCCCATAACCGGGTATTGATCAGTTTCGAGGCATGTGAGCTCGTGCCCTGGATGACCGCAATAATCAGGTCGGGTACCTCCCCAGAAAGGGAACGTAATGTTGACGCCACCACAGGCATGCGTACGGTTGCAGACCTCAAAAGGATCATCTTCGACGTCGCAGTAAGACGGCGGCAGTATTGTTAAGAAGAAGGAGAGGAataggatgatgatgatggaagaaagagagagattgaaatCCATTGTTTAGAAGACCAAGTGATCAGAGATGGGTTTGGAGGCAATATTGTATAATATATGTTGAATGGTGTAAGAGATGGGCGGGTTTTGTCACATTACCAATTTAGATGCTGACCATTTGTTTTTTAACTTTGACTGAGAAAGGTGACATTGACTTGGACCATAAGTCCCCCACTGGAAAGTTCGCAATAAAATGGCCGAAGGTGAGGTTACGAAAAACACACTAGCGTCCAATCCAGGAATTTTGGCCcctttcgaatttttttttttaatattaataaaaaatgatttatgtgatttaaattttttgtaagaGAAATGTGAAAAGGGTTTTTtggtaataataaaaaaaattaaatatttaaaaaaaaaagatattggcttatgtttttggagaaataaaaagatgagaGGAATGTTTTGCCATGTACACTTTTCTCACCTCACGTGTAcgctcaaatttttttttggtgagacTCAACacttgaaatattttaaataaatgagtGAATAATAGAGTCAATATTTTAATTCAAGACATTTGGTTCTGATatcatgaaaaaagaaaataatattgaaataaaaataaaatagagacaaATGATTtttgcttaaacttttgagataaatggtgatttaacatttttattaaaacgGCAAGGGCCAGTGGCCCTAacacattttaattattattattattaatatatataatatattataaaatcgGTTATTGGATACTCAATTATTAACTGCTTTTGTCAATCTGTATAAACAATAACCGCAACTAGCTTAAGTGATTATCTAATTATTTAGCTGTGATTATTTTCGGTTAAACCGTTAACAATTTTTAACGGTTATTAgcggtttattttttatttcaatcaccatataattttattttttttttattttttttaaaaaaagcgacAATTATTTACCTTACCACATGCCTAGAGTGAGACCACTCCCGGATTTTCATGTTTTAGGCAtcgtttggtttgcggattGTCTATTCCATTGAAAAAAgattagctaccactgggaTTAACTATCActgggaatagattagctagtcttattcttttgtttggttgtaacgctggaatagactacctAATCTTATTCTTTCGTTTGATACAATGCAATCTGTTGGTTAATGGAATCgtattgtgatcttatttcctaaaatacctttataatataaatacaatttatattattaaggactttcatttttttctttttttgaaacataaacaactttactataatttttttttttttttagttatgtcatgtatgtggttttttgtttttttaaacaattacgcaacaaatatatatacacgcttgaaaACAGGTTGTACGCTTGaaacctgtgttcaagcgtgtgtgtgtgtgtgtgtgtatatatataattgaattaaaaatcaaattgagaaagtatagagaaagagagatggagaaacagaataaaaaaaataaaaaaataaaccctaaataaaatcaaagagaaacgatacagagaatcaaaagaaataaaaaataataataataataataataaaaaaataaataaataaaataaaaactgagaaacaatacagagaagaaaaaaaaatccaagaaacagagagaatgaaataaccaagaaacaaagaaaaaaaatcgaagagaagagcgggggagagagataccttgcacagagaagagagatcgttgctctttgagagatggagattgTTTTGCAAAGTCTCTTTGAGAGACGTGGGTGCTAAAAGGGTGGGGTTGTTATGGGCAATTTATacgataattttaatcccacaggaaaTGATTAGTTAAGCCACTCGTTTTTCAGTGGCATAGCTAACACTGTGTGTATAGGATTAGTaatcccatgggaatagactattcccaggaatagagtgttaccaaataaAGGATTAggtatacctagtgttagctaatccaatccaagggtctaatccgagaaccaaacggggccttagtcttatttaaatgatatatagaAAGGAAAATGGAGCTTTTTCTTTGCTCTACCATTTATCCACGCGGCCCAAATCCGTTTCAAGCCTATCACCGCTTCGACCCATATTATTCTAATACTACCCATTTGACAAGTCGAGTCCAGGCCTGCCCAGAGgagttgaaaaaagaaaacatgagaGCACTCTTAACTCAATCATGCAAGCAAATTTGCCgtcgattttcacaaaaaaCCAATCTCTTGAGAAACTATTTCCTTTATAAACCttttactttgaaaaaaaaatttaaaaaaaaaaatctcttgaGAAAGTCCCATATGAGAAGAAAACGCTTAAATGTTTTAGTCACCTTCAAGGATAAATTGTTGATAGTTATGTTGAAGGGCTAATTTTGCAGCAAAAAGAGCTGCAAGTGCTTCACCATCATTTACGTACGTCACAAGCAAGACCCAAAGTGGCTTCAACGAAGCGAATGAACCCATCAGAGGAAGTAGCTATTGCTGCTAAGGTTGAGAGAGAATTTCTAATGCTTCCATCAAAGTTTACTTAATTTGATTTAGGGGGAATTGTTTTGAGAGAAGCAGAACATTGGGGGAGGAGTTGCTATGGATGATTGAGTTTTTAGTCTGCCAAATTTTGGTCAAGAATAAGGGAagcaaaaatttggaagtggTGTTTGCAATTGGCCTCTATGTTGAGTGAAAAGTGGTGCTCTGCCACCTTGTGTTACGATCTGTTATCTACAATTTGTGGTGCActagaaatgaaataaaacactTTGGTCAACCCATTTCTGAGGAACAAATTTTGAGGAAAGTTCTCTGGGAAGTGAGAACAAGAATTGCTGGGAAGGGGAAGTTTCCTAAAACCAAAGAGAATTTGGTTTTAATTGCTCTGTGGAATTTACCTGCAGATTTATTCTTGTAATAGCTGCaatgtgttagaatatatttgaatgacctTAAAGTTATGGCtttgattatg from Corylus avellana chromosome ca6, CavTom2PMs-1.0 includes the following:
- the LOC132185307 gene encoding LEAF RUST 10 DISEASE-RESISTANCE LOCUS RECEPTOR-LIKE PROTEIN KINASE-like 2.1, translated to MDFNLSLSSIIIILFLSFFLTILPPSYCDVEDDPFEVCNRTHACGGVNITFPFWGGTRPDYCGHPGHELTCLETDQYPVMGFEGLDFRVLNINTSSPTFTIARSDLLVDPCAPKYQDTILNYDLFDYASTDQNITIFYGCPDVPDIPYRFNCSHGVSDGNIYAYYLVDEHPWSRQLYPQFNRCDNNIMVPILRSSALALLEDTRGGAPAVEKAMDEGFEVDYNNGLASVCGVCKDSGGVCGSNSTGAFVCYCRDEVQPYMCPKPITLSAGIGVLMVTICCFKRKLSSNKIICFWKKESETHKSVEAFLRNNEPLAIRRYNYSDIKKMTNFFIDKLGEGGFGGVYKGKLQDGSLVAVKVLKESKGNGEEFINEVASISRTSHVNIVTLMGFCFEGSKRTLIYEFMPNGSLEKFIYKENRSKANCHLEWETIYKIALGIARGLEYLHRGCNTRILHFDIKPHNILLDENFCPKISDFGLAKICSKEESIISMLGARGTIGYVAPELVCRNIGGVSHKSDVYSYGMMVLEMVGGRKNIDIRVDHSSELFFPHWIYKRLELDEELGLEGVMNEEDQERARKMIIVSLWCIQTDPLNRPPMSKVVNMLEGSLDSLQIPPKPFFSSPPRSPADLSTTTETSQVIL